GAAAAGCTGTTGGAGGAGGAGTTGGTATTGCTTCAGCTGCTGATTACACGTTTGCAACAGATTTTGCTGCCGTTAAATTATCTGAATTAGCGGTAGGGATTGGACCTTTCGTAGTAGGACCAGCTGTAGAACGTAAAGTAGGTACTTCTGCTTTTACGCAAATGGCAATTAATGCAACAGAATTTCAGTCTGCGGAATGGGCAAAAGAAAAAGGTTTATACGCAGAAGTCTATGCAAATGCAGAAGAAATGGACGAAGGAATCCAAATTTTAGCCAAAAAATTAGCCAATTCTAATCCAGAAGCGATGAAACACTTAAAACGTGTTTCTTGGGAAGGAACAGAAAATTGGAACGAATTATTAATCGAAAGAGCAAAAATTTCGGGTGAATTAGTTTTATCAGAATTTACAATCAACGCAATTAATCAATTTAAAGCAAAATAAAACCTTACTTTAATTATATTTCATCTGAGTTTTACAATTCTAAAAATTATATTTTTATTTGTTTAGATGTATTATTTCGATAATATATTTAAAATATTCCTTTTAACTTTGTGGTATGGGAGTAGCAGAATTATTATTAAAACGTAA
This portion of the Empedobacter stercoris genome encodes:
- a CDS encoding enoyl-CoA hydratase/isomerase family protein; translation: MEAYVKSDIQNGIGTIEFFHPQSNSMPGTQLRNLAAEIEKLGNDEAVKVIVLKSAGDRTFCAGASFDELISIKDRETGLEFFSGFAHVINAIRQAPKFVLARIQGKAVGGGVGIASAADYTFATDFAAVKLSELAVGIGPFVVGPAVERKVGTSAFTQMAINATEFQSAEWAKEKGLYAEVYANAEEMDEGIQILAKKLANSNPEAMKHLKRVSWEGTENWNELLIERAKISGELVLSEFTINAINQFKAK